A window of Pyxidicoccus xibeiensis contains these coding sequences:
- a CDS encoding DUF2381 family protein produces MSPLPGLVLALLSLMPWTAAAHPPSERTLRARRVPLTGAAAVDVRVAAGIPTTLNFDADINPLSVALEVGLVKVLSVAARAITLTPIAELDGAVTLRVRFADACSALEPVFLLRADAAEVDTQVTAYRDARAPELLLAQVAELEAHTAACEREAATLRERGRAIGPASLVLSGQIDGNGVKVADARCGPGPSPGGVECSEGQRFLAETWVVVSVWLRNSPGQPVWQPGRAWLVGESSRERIPARVVALEPEALAPDAKGTLAVEFTRPPHRPGEVYRVEVREAKGARHLSVSDVTVDDAATSGQKGHGP; encoded by the coding sequence GTGTCACCACTTCCCGGGCTGGTTCTGGCGCTGCTTTCCCTGATGCCGTGGACGGCGGCGGCGCATCCGCCGTCGGAGCGCACCTTGCGCGCCCGCCGCGTCCCCCTGACCGGAGCAGCAGCGGTGGACGTGCGCGTGGCGGCCGGCATTCCCACCACGCTGAACTTCGACGCGGATATCAACCCACTGTCCGTGGCGCTGGAGGTGGGGCTCGTCAAGGTGCTGTCCGTGGCGGCGCGAGCCATCACGCTGACGCCCATCGCGGAACTGGATGGAGCGGTGACGCTGCGCGTGCGCTTCGCGGATGCGTGCTCCGCGCTGGAGCCTGTCTTTTTACTGCGTGCGGACGCGGCGGAAGTGGACACGCAAGTAACGGCCTACCGGGACGCACGCGCGCCGGAACTGTTGCTGGCGCAGGTGGCCGAATTGGAGGCGCACACCGCCGCGTGTGAGCGGGAGGCGGCCACGCTGCGCGAGCGTGGCAGGGCCATCGGCCCGGCCTCCCTGGTGCTTTCAGGTCAGATTGACGGAAACGGGGTCAAGGTTGCCGACGCCCGCTGCGGACCGGGTCCCAGCCCCGGTGGAGTGGAGTGCTCGGAGGGGCAGCGCTTCCTCGCGGAAACATGGGTGGTGGTGTCCGTGTGGCTGCGAAATTCACCGGGGCAGCCGGTGTGGCAGCCGGGCAGGGCGTGGCTCGTGGGCGAGTCCAGCCGCGAGCGCATTCCGGCGCGCGTGGTGGCCCTGGAGCCCGAAGCGCTGGCGCCGGACGCGAAGGGGACACTCGCGGTGGAATTCACCCGCCCGCCCCATCGCCCCGGAGAGGTCTACCGGGTGGAGGTGCGGGAAGCGAAAGGCGCGCGGCACCTGTCCGTTTCGGACGTGACGGTCGATGACGCAGCAACGTCAGGACAGAAGGGGCATGGACCATGA
- a CDS encoding serine/threonine protein kinase, protein MVFSRPPAFPPGIVLFRRDGIAYEMVEDMGLGSHGERIVLAIKRGKGQADLGRVIIKTLGLPTLTDAARVARMRLVEEVQLATYLNHQNIARVYGLYESRTTLHVILEAVSGRSLESLLNLAHGRGRYFSENFMLHIGAQVAGALAHAHGSRDEKGQPLRIVHRAIDPTRIRVKLSGKAKLTDFGLASAQLPGRRTVRLPRARGDAYYTSPEALLGEPEDTRSDVFILGLVLLEFATGRHLLCPPDLLPRELLQKVPDHDRERIGDAIARAQDAWTEPDMGELVLRAATFTMEDVAKATQGLSAPVRTLFARLLRREPAERIPSATEVENRMRKLLHERGNYGHAEAAAELHTALVDAGEALAADAEPGTARVLHPDAVSTEPSYL, encoded by the coding sequence ATGGTGTTTTCTCGTCCTCCGGCGTTCCCGCCGGGAATCGTCCTCTTTCGCCGGGACGGCATCGCCTACGAGATGGTGGAAGACATGGGCCTCGGCAGCCATGGCGAGCGCATCGTCCTGGCCATCAAACGCGGCAAGGGTCAGGCGGACCTGGGCCGGGTCATCATCAAGACCCTGGGCCTTCCAACACTCACGGATGCCGCCAGGGTGGCGCGCATGCGATTGGTCGAGGAAGTGCAACTGGCCACGTACCTGAATCATCAGAACATCGCTCGCGTGTACGGGCTGTACGAATCCAGAACCACCCTGCACGTCATCCTGGAGGCCGTCAGCGGGCGCTCCCTGGAAAGCCTCCTCAACCTGGCGCATGGGCGCGGGCGCTACTTCTCCGAAAACTTCATGCTCCACATCGGCGCGCAGGTGGCGGGCGCACTGGCCCATGCTCACGGCAGCCGAGACGAAAAGGGCCAGCCGCTGCGCATCGTCCACCGGGCGATTGACCCCACCCGCATCCGCGTGAAGCTGAGCGGCAAGGCGAAGCTGACGGACTTCGGGCTCGCGTCGGCCCAGCTTCCGGGACGGCGCACCGTGCGCCTACCGCGTGCCCGAGGCGATGCCTATTACACGTCTCCGGAAGCGCTGCTGGGGGAGCCCGAGGACACCCGCTCGGATGTATTCATCCTCGGGCTGGTACTCCTGGAGTTCGCCACCGGCCGTCACCTGCTCTGCCCGCCGGACCTGCTGCCGCGCGAGTTGCTGCAGAAGGTCCCGGACCATGACCGGGAACGAATCGGCGATGCCATCGCCCGTGCACAAGACGCGTGGACGGAGCCGGACATGGGGGAGCTCGTGCTGCGGGCCGCCACCTTCACGATGGAGGATGTAGCGAAAGCGACGCAAGGTCTGTCAGCCCCCGTGCGGACCCTGTTTGCCAGGCTCCTTCGCCGCGAGCCGGCGGAGCGAATCCCCTCCGCGACGGAAGTGGAGAACCGGATGCGCAAGCTGCTGCATGAACGCGGGAACTACGGCCACGCGGAAGCCGCGGCGGAGCTACACACTGCGCTGGTGGACGCAGGGGAAGCCCTCGCAGCTGACGCGGAGCCCGGTACGGCGCGGGTGCTGCACCCGGACGCTGTTTCCACCGAGCCCTCCTATCTGTAG
- a CDS encoding LysR family transcriptional regulator — translation MRGTEYAELAAFVAVAQERSFRRASARLGLSPSALSHSIRGLEERLGARLLNRTTRSVAPTEAGLRLLERLEPAFVEISGAVEAVNAFSARPSGTVRLNVPRMAAHMVLAPIFGRFARAYPDVHLEVIADDGMVDIVARGFDAGIRLGEHVQRDMVAVRVTQDLRSVVVGSPGYLAAHPAPRTPRELKGHACIGYRMVSSGALYRWEFERRGVVLDVAVEGPLTLDDPDLTVAAALDGVGLAHVIESRVADHLAAGRLVRVLDDWCPSFPGFFLYYPGRRQMPAALRALIDFVQVKGR, via the coding sequence ATGCGTGGGACGGAGTACGCGGAGCTGGCCGCCTTCGTGGCGGTGGCGCAGGAGCGCAGCTTCCGGCGTGCGTCCGCGCGCCTGGGCCTCTCACCCTCGGCACTGAGCCACTCCATCCGCGGGCTGGAGGAGCGGCTCGGGGCGAGGCTGCTCAACCGGACGACCCGCAGTGTCGCGCCGACCGAGGCCGGACTGCGGCTGCTGGAGCGGCTCGAGCCGGCCTTCGTCGAAATCTCCGGAGCGGTGGAGGCGGTGAACGCCTTCAGCGCGCGGCCGTCCGGCACCGTGCGGCTCAACGTGCCCCGGATGGCGGCGCACATGGTGCTGGCGCCCATCTTCGGCCGCTTCGCGCGGGCCTATCCGGACGTGCACCTGGAAGTCATCGCGGATGACGGGATGGTCGACATCGTCGCGCGCGGCTTCGACGCCGGCATCCGACTGGGCGAGCACGTGCAGCGCGACATGGTGGCCGTGCGCGTGACGCAGGACCTGCGCTCGGTGGTGGTGGGCTCGCCCGGCTATCTCGCGGCCCACCCCGCGCCGCGCACCCCGCGCGAGTTGAAGGGGCACGCCTGCATCGGCTATCGGATGGTGTCGAGCGGGGCGCTCTATCGCTGGGAGTTCGAGCGCCGTGGGGTGGTGCTCGATGTCGCTGTCGAAGGACCGCTCACGCTGGACGACCCGGACCTGACGGTGGCTGCCGCGCTGGATGGAGTGGGGCTGGCGCATGTCATCGAGAGCCGCGTCGCCGACCACCTCGCGGCGGGGCGCCTGGTGCGTGTGCTGGATGACTGGTGTCCGTCGTTCCCGGGGTTCTTCCTCTACTACCCCGGCCGGCGCCAGATGCCGGCGGCGCTGCGCGCGTTGATTGACTTCGTCCAGGTCAAGGGCAGGTAG
- a CDS encoding SDR family NAD(P)-dependent oxidoreductase, translated as MSQTIERSAQQHRPLPGQGRLVGKVALVTGGGSGIGRAAALAFAREGAAVVLAGRREAELKSVADEIIKADGRAVAIPTDVSQSDAAEKLIKGAIDCFGRLDAAFNNAGTEGVMAPITKLTAADFDHTMSVNLRGTWLLVKHEVEAMLAQGTGGAIVNTSSWLAKGAAPGSSIYSASKGALDAMVRAVALEVAANGIRINNVEPGVIDTPMFHRLDGGAVTVPLVAHTPAKRLGQPEDVGDVAVWLCTPEARFITGHSLPVDGGFTIAGMR; from the coding sequence ATGTCCCAGACGATTGAACGCAGTGCCCAGCAGCACCGCCCCCTCCCCGGCCAGGGCCGCCTGGTGGGCAAGGTCGCGCTCGTCACCGGTGGAGGCAGTGGCATCGGCCGCGCGGCGGCGCTGGCCTTCGCGCGAGAGGGCGCGGCGGTCGTCCTCGCTGGCCGGCGCGAGGCCGAGCTGAAGTCCGTCGCCGACGAAATCATCAAGGCGGACGGCCGCGCCGTGGCCATACCGACCGACGTGTCCCAGTCCGACGCGGCGGAGAAGCTCATCAAGGGGGCCATCGACTGCTTCGGCCGGCTCGACGCCGCGTTCAACAACGCGGGCACGGAGGGCGTGATGGCCCCCATCACGAAGCTCACGGCGGCCGACTTCGACCACACCATGTCCGTCAACCTCCGGGGCACCTGGCTCCTGGTGAAGCACGAGGTCGAGGCCATGCTGGCCCAGGGCACCGGTGGCGCCATCGTCAACACCTCGTCGTGGCTGGCGAAGGGCGCCGCTCCCGGCTCTTCCATCTACTCGGCCAGCAAAGGCGCGCTCGACGCCATGGTGCGCGCCGTGGCGCTGGAGGTCGCCGCGAACGGCATCCGCATCAACAACGTGGAACCGGGCGTCATCGACACGCCCATGTTCCACCGCCTCGACGGTGGTGCGGTGACGGTGCCCCTGGTGGCCCACACGCCCGCGAAGCGCCTGGGGCAGCCGGAGGACGTGGGCGATGTCGCCGTCTGGCTGTGCACGCCCGAGGCGCGCTTCATCACCGGGCACAGCCTCCCCGTGGATGGCGGCTTCACCATCGCCGGCATGCGCTGA
- the srmL gene encoding PheS-related mystery ligase SrmL, giving the protein MSSVTLAVSPSVSILSADELRRALSVRDLTDPAAGPHAMQQLIAAVLDALRSAWGCDARVHRQSPVVSIADNYDRLHYPPGGAARDARYTRYVCDTALLRSQTSAMIPGLLRHLALAPPRDVLLACPGLTYRRDCIDRMHTGEPHQMDLWRVRQGPPLTTDDLRDMIATVVRALLPGREMKLTPATHPYTTDGLQIDVRDGDEWVEIGECGLALPALLEESGLEPGVTTGLAMGIGLDRILMLRKGLDDIRLLRSADPRIASQLLDLEPYRPVSSMPEVRRDLSLVLDEQQTPEELGDAVRAALGERAELVESVQVLSETPCSALPPGAVKRMGISAGQKNVLLRVVLRALDRTLTHDECNTLRDDIYAALHRGTAWEWAARSH; this is encoded by the coding sequence ATGTCGTCCGTCACCCTTGCCGTCTCTCCGTCCGTCTCCATCCTCAGCGCCGACGAGCTCCGGCGCGCCCTGTCCGTCCGCGACCTCACCGACCCCGCCGCCGGCCCGCATGCGATGCAGCAGCTCATCGCCGCGGTGCTGGACGCCCTGCGCTCCGCCTGGGGCTGTGACGCGCGGGTCCACCGCCAGAGCCCCGTCGTCTCCATCGCCGACAACTACGACCGGCTGCACTACCCGCCGGGCGGCGCCGCGCGAGACGCCCGCTACACCCGCTACGTCTGCGACACCGCGCTGCTGCGCTCGCAGACCTCCGCCATGATTCCGGGCCTGCTGCGCCACCTTGCCCTGGCCCCGCCGCGCGACGTGCTCCTCGCCTGCCCCGGCCTCACCTACCGCCGCGACTGCATCGACCGGATGCACACCGGCGAGCCCCACCAGATGGACCTCTGGCGCGTCCGCCAGGGCCCACCGCTCACCACCGACGACCTCCGCGACATGATTGCCACCGTGGTCCGCGCCCTGCTCCCCGGCCGCGAAATGAAGCTGACGCCGGCCACCCACCCGTACACCACGGACGGGCTCCAGATTGACGTCCGGGACGGCGACGAGTGGGTGGAGATTGGCGAGTGCGGCCTGGCGCTCCCCGCCCTCCTCGAGGAGAGCGGCCTGGAGCCAGGCGTCACCACGGGCCTCGCCATGGGCATCGGGTTGGACCGCATCCTGATGTTGCGCAAGGGCCTGGACGACATCCGCCTCCTGCGCTCGGCGGACCCGCGCATCGCCTCGCAGTTGCTGGACCTGGAGCCCTACCGCCCCGTCTCCTCCATGCCGGAGGTCCGCAGGGACTTGTCCCTGGTGCTCGACGAGCAGCAGACGCCCGAGGAGCTCGGAGACGCGGTGCGCGCCGCGCTGGGCGAGCGGGCGGAGCTGGTGGAGAGCGTGCAGGTCCTCTCGGAGACGCCCTGCTCCGCCCTCCCGCCTGGCGCCGTGAAGCGCATGGGCATCTCCGCCGGGCAGAAGAACGTGCTCTTGCGCGTGGTGCTGCGCGCGTTGGATCGCACGCTCACCCACGACGAGTGCAACACGCTCCGGGACGACATCTACGCGGCGCTGCACCGGGGCACCGCGTGGGAGTGGGCGGCCCGCTCCCACTGA
- a CDS encoding pyridoxal phosphate-dependent decarboxylase family protein, with protein sequence MALPDPKSLRLLNHVPPRLLSAAERYLKAVPMVRDLLSKETDSLLSELEDDLKPYRGKMPAFDHLPVTGRSREEVLRELQALESQEESRWREGKVSGAVYNGDSDHIGFLNRVYGLHSQSNPLHADLWPSATKFEAEVVAMTASMLGADAANAGKPPAEHICGSMSSGGTESIMLAIKTYRDWARARKGITKPEMVAPASAHPAFDKAAHYFGIKMVRVPVGPDYRADVAATKKAINRNTIVLIGSAPGFPHGVIDPIAELSELARKKKIGFHTDACLGGFVLPFARKLNYEVPPFDFRLAGVTSMSVDTHKFGYAAKGSSVVLYRGTELRSHQYFTATDWPGGIYFSPTFSGSRPGALIAVAWATLVTMGEQGYLDATRRILETAAAIKQGIRAIPELHVLGDPLFVIAFGSETVDVFKVMERMGERGWSLNGLHKPAAVHLCVTLRHAQPGVAEQFLEDLRAAVEHVKAHPGEKGTMAPVYGMAASVPFRGLVSDMLKKYMDLLYKV encoded by the coding sequence ATGGCCCTGCCCGATCCGAAGTCGCTGCGCCTGCTGAACCACGTGCCGCCGCGCCTGCTGTCCGCGGCCGAGCGCTACCTCAAGGCCGTGCCCATGGTGCGCGACCTGCTGTCGAAGGAGACCGACTCGCTGCTGTCCGAGCTGGAGGACGACCTCAAGCCGTACCGGGGCAAGATGCCCGCGTTCGACCACCTGCCGGTGACGGGGCGCTCGCGCGAGGAGGTGCTGCGCGAGCTGCAGGCGCTGGAGTCCCAGGAGGAGTCGCGCTGGCGCGAGGGCAAGGTGTCCGGCGCCGTGTACAACGGGGACTCGGACCACATCGGCTTCCTCAACCGCGTCTACGGGCTGCACTCGCAGAGCAACCCGCTGCACGCGGACCTGTGGCCCAGCGCCACCAAGTTCGAGGCCGAGGTGGTGGCGATGACGGCGAGCATGCTGGGCGCCGACGCCGCCAACGCGGGCAAGCCCCCCGCGGAGCACATCTGCGGCTCCATGTCGTCCGGTGGCACCGAGAGCATCATGCTGGCCATCAAGACGTACCGGGACTGGGCCCGCGCCCGGAAGGGAATCACGAAGCCGGAGATGGTGGCGCCGGCCAGCGCGCACCCGGCGTTCGACAAGGCGGCGCACTACTTCGGCATCAAGATGGTGCGGGTGCCGGTGGGCCCGGACTACCGCGCGGACGTGGCCGCCACGAAGAAGGCCATCAACCGCAACACCATCGTCCTCATCGGCTCGGCGCCGGGCTTCCCCCACGGCGTCATCGACCCCATCGCCGAGCTGTCCGAGCTGGCGCGCAAGAAGAAGATTGGCTTCCACACCGACGCGTGCCTGGGCGGCTTCGTGCTGCCGTTCGCCCGGAAGCTGAACTACGAGGTGCCGCCCTTCGACTTCCGGCTGGCCGGCGTGACGTCCATGTCCGTGGACACGCACAAGTTCGGCTACGCGGCCAAGGGCTCGTCGGTGGTGCTGTACCGGGGCACGGAGCTGCGCTCGCACCAGTACTTCACCGCCACGGACTGGCCGGGCGGCATCTACTTCTCGCCCACGTTCTCCGGCAGCCGGCCCGGGGCCCTCATCGCCGTGGCGTGGGCGACGCTGGTGACGATGGGCGAGCAGGGCTACCTGGACGCCACCCGCCGCATCCTCGAGACGGCGGCGGCCATCAAGCAGGGCATCCGCGCCATCCCCGAGCTGCACGTGCTCGGGGACCCGCTGTTCGTCATCGCCTTCGGCTCGGAGACGGTGGACGTCTTCAAGGTGATGGAGCGGATGGGTGAGCGCGGGTGGAGCCTCAACGGGCTGCACAAGCCCGCCGCGGTCCACCTCTGCGTCACCCTGCGGCACGCGCAGCCCGGCGTGGCGGAGCAGTTCCTGGAGGACCTGCGCGCCGCGGTGGAGCACGTGAAGGCCCACCCCGGGGAGAAGGGGACGATGGCGCCCGTCTACGGCATGGCGGCGTCCGTCCCCTTCCGGGGCCTCGTGAGCGACATGCTCAAGAAGTACATGGACCTGCTCTACAAGGTCTGA
- a CDS encoding xylulokinase, which yields MSHAGDKSILAIDLGTSAVKLAVVTLRGRILGGDVEPLELSLLPDGGAEQDPEAWWSAIVRGTRRLLESGRIPASDIIGVNCSSQWSGTVAVDAKGQPLCPALIWMDSRGAAHVKRVASGFIPIEGFGLRRLLTWIRLTGGLPSLSGKDPVGHILYLQGEHPELYRNTYKFLEPKDWLNLKLSGRFTASYDSITLHWVTDNRDLTRIAYDERLLQMTGLQREKLPDLVPAASVLGPLQPEAARALGLSEDVQVVTGAPDILAAAVGSGAVRDNEPHLCVGTSSWLSCHVPYKKTDVFHQMATVPSALPGRYLLANEQESAGICLTFLKDNILYGKDSRPGQQGAEDDSSEVYKLMEREAGGVPAGSDQLIFMPWLNGERSPVDDKSLRGGFFNQSLKTTRAHMVRAVMEGVAYNSRWLFTYVEQFVGRRLDSMRIIGGGARSPLWCQIHADVLGRTIHQVDEPVLANARGAAFQAAVALGQLTVEEIPSLVPIARTYEPDPKNRALYDELFREFVNLYKANKAIFGRLNRARSA from the coding sequence GTGTCCCACGCAGGTGACAAGTCCATCCTGGCCATCGACCTCGGCACCTCGGCGGTGAAGCTCGCCGTCGTCACGCTCCGGGGAAGGATTCTCGGGGGCGACGTGGAGCCGCTGGAGCTCTCCCTGCTGCCCGACGGAGGCGCCGAGCAGGACCCCGAGGCCTGGTGGAGTGCCATCGTCCGCGGCACGCGGCGGCTGCTGGAGTCCGGCCGCATCCCCGCCAGCGACATCATCGGCGTCAACTGCAGCTCGCAGTGGTCCGGCACCGTGGCCGTGGACGCGAAGGGCCAGCCCCTGTGCCCCGCGCTCATCTGGATGGACTCGCGCGGCGCCGCGCACGTCAAGCGCGTGGCCTCCGGGTTCATCCCCATCGAGGGCTTCGGCCTGCGCCGCCTGCTCACCTGGATTCGGCTGACTGGAGGGCTGCCGAGCCTGTCCGGGAAGGACCCCGTCGGCCACATCCTCTACCTCCAGGGCGAGCACCCCGAGCTCTACCGGAACACGTACAAGTTCCTGGAGCCCAAGGACTGGCTCAACCTGAAGCTGAGCGGCCGCTTCACCGCCTCGTACGACTCCATCACCCTGCACTGGGTGACGGACAACCGCGACCTGACGCGCATCGCCTACGACGAGCGGCTGCTCCAGATGACGGGGCTCCAGCGGGAGAAGCTGCCGGACCTGGTGCCCGCCGCCTCCGTGCTCGGCCCGCTCCAGCCGGAGGCCGCGCGCGCCCTGGGTCTGAGCGAGGACGTCCAGGTGGTGACGGGCGCTCCGGACATCCTCGCCGCCGCCGTGGGCTCGGGCGCGGTGCGGGACAACGAGCCGCACCTGTGCGTGGGCACGTCGTCCTGGCTGAGCTGCCACGTGCCCTACAAGAAGACGGACGTCTTCCACCAGATGGCCACCGTGCCGTCCGCCCTCCCGGGCCGCTATCTCCTGGCCAACGAGCAGGAGTCCGCCGGCATCTGCCTCACCTTCCTCAAGGACAACATCCTCTACGGCAAGGACTCGCGGCCCGGGCAGCAGGGCGCGGAGGACGACTCGTCCGAGGTCTACAAGCTGATGGAGCGCGAGGCCGGCGGCGTCCCCGCCGGGAGCGACCAGCTCATCTTCATGCCCTGGCTCAACGGCGAGCGCAGCCCGGTGGACGACAAGTCGCTGCGCGGCGGCTTCTTCAACCAGTCCCTGAAGACGACGCGGGCCCACATGGTGCGGGCGGTGATGGAGGGCGTGGCCTACAACTCGCGCTGGCTGTTCACCTACGTGGAGCAGTTCGTGGGCCGCCGGCTGGACTCCATGCGCATCATCGGCGGCGGGGCCCGCTCGCCGCTGTGGTGCCAGATTCACGCGGACGTGCTGGGCCGCACCATCCACCAGGTGGATGAGCCGGTGCTGGCCAACGCCCGGGGCGCCGCGTTCCAGGCGGCCGTGGCGCTGGGGCAGCTCACGGTGGAGGAGATTCCCTCGCTCGTGCCCATCGCCCGCACGTACGAGCCGGACCCGAAGAACCGGGCGCTCTACGACGAGCTGTTCCGCGAGTTCGTCAATCTCTACAAAGCCAACAAGGCCATCTTCGGGCGGCTCAACCGCGCCCGGAGTGCCTGA
- a CDS encoding ArnT family glycosyltransferase, giving the protein MRRLFISTRELCTRHPVALGVAATFGLSLLLRWLFLQAVPDRTWPFSIFFYGDSRFFHAYALDWARDRPSQATLPYHPPLFPWCLGLLYRVLGEPQGSAYPYKLALALLNSATVAFTWWWWRRVMGTAWSLLGAALFASSFGWLVLSTTYSNEVLYALFLSATCALMLQHRAGPTWGGAVLLGAVMGLGSLTRAEHLYLWPFLLAWAWLYRGKTPLSALALRWGAAALVSALVLAPWAIHNAAVLRELNARTPGLEPLPELAPVTVYGPINFAMANHAGATGGFTPDSVNQLGQDGHLDVANPAHRHLLLHGYARGLEWMREHPADAARLWVAKLDRWLDGLSLGFGASNLPSGLNGNRAPVDLFVPEGTWLKWPLLLLLVAGAVLSLLPPWRTYALFTAVLLHRALITLAFFGYTRGLLAIFPVLVPLLLLPLVVLAARRPALASRLPAVAAAALLLLWVEAGALALGAPRGFMASGSTDSASGKLIQDDWVRIWLR; this is encoded by the coding sequence ATGCGCCGGCTTTTCATCAGCACGCGGGAGCTGTGCACGCGGCACCCGGTAGCGCTGGGTGTCGCCGCGACGTTCGGCCTGAGCCTGCTGCTGCGCTGGCTGTTCCTCCAGGCGGTGCCCGACAGGACCTGGCCCTTCTCCATCTTCTTCTACGGCGACTCGCGCTTCTTCCATGCGTACGCGCTCGACTGGGCGCGTGACAGGCCGTCGCAGGCCACCCTCCCCTACCACCCGCCGCTGTTCCCCTGGTGCCTGGGGCTGCTCTACCGCGTCCTCGGCGAGCCCCAGGGCAGCGCGTACCCGTACAAGCTGGCCCTCGCGCTGCTGAACTCCGCCACGGTGGCCTTCACCTGGTGGTGGTGGCGCCGGGTGATGGGCACCGCGTGGAGCCTGCTGGGCGCCGCCCTCTTCGCGTCCAGCTTCGGCTGGCTGGTGCTCTCCACCACGTACAGCAACGAGGTGCTCTACGCCCTCTTCCTCTCCGCCACCTGCGCGCTGATGCTCCAGCACCGCGCCGGGCCCACGTGGGGTGGCGCCGTGCTGCTGGGCGCCGTCATGGGGCTGGGCTCGCTCACCCGCGCCGAGCACCTGTACCTCTGGCCCTTCCTGCTCGCCTGGGCGTGGCTGTACCGGGGGAAGACGCCGCTTTCCGCGCTGGCACTGCGCTGGGGCGCGGCGGCGCTGGTGTCCGCGCTGGTGCTGGCCCCCTGGGCCATCCACAACGCGGCCGTGCTGCGCGAGCTCAACGCGCGCACGCCGGGCCTGGAGCCGCTGCCAGAGCTGGCCCCCGTCACCGTCTACGGCCCCATCAACTTCGCCATGGCCAACCACGCCGGGGCTACCGGCGGCTTCACCCCGGACTCCGTCAACCAGCTCGGCCAGGACGGGCACCTGGACGTGGCCAACCCCGCCCACCGCCACCTGCTCTTGCACGGCTACGCCCGGGGCCTGGAGTGGATGCGCGAGCACCCCGCCGACGCGGCCCGCCTCTGGGTGGCCAAGCTGGACCGCTGGCTGGACGGCCTGAGCCTCGGCTTCGGCGCGTCCAACCTGCCCTCCGGCCTCAACGGCAACCGCGCGCCGGTGGACCTCTTCGTCCCCGAGGGCACCTGGCTGAAGTGGCCGCTGCTCCTGCTGCTCGTCGCTGGCGCCGTGCTGTCGCTGCTCCCACCGTGGCGCACCTACGCCCTCTTCACCGCGGTGCTGCTGCACCGCGCCCTCATCACCCTCGCCTTCTTCGGCTACACGCGCGGGCTGCTCGCCATCTTCCCCGTGCTCGTACCCCTGCTGCTGCTGCCTCTCGTCGTCCTCGCCGCGCGCCGGCCCGCCCTGGCCTCACGGCTGCCCGCCGTCGCCGCCGCAGCGCTGTTGCTCCTGTGGGTGGAGGCAGGCGCTCTCGCACTCGGTGCGCCCCGCGGCTTCATGGCCAGCGGCAGCACCGACAGCGCCAGCGGCAAGCTCATCCAGGACGACTGGGTGCGTATCTGGCTGCGGTAG